From a region of the Zingiber officinale cultivar Zhangliang chromosome 4B, Zo_v1.1, whole genome shotgun sequence genome:
- the LOC121975707 gene encoding uncharacterized protein LOC121975707 yields the protein MASSSWCLSSGASLSRPPQQAQAVALGLGGRCGRALLPTRKIRGRIHGVVCMSPQEERKTRRSPLDFPIEWERPKAPRRPDIFPQFSPMKTPLPHPLPEDPPEEDEEEEEEQQQEGEENPEEEDAENPDQSGMQH from the exons ATGGCCTCCTCGTCGTGGTGTCTTTCATCGGGCGCGTCGCTTTCTCGGCCTCCGCAACAGGCGCAGGCGGTGGCTCTGGGCCTGGGCGGACGATGCGGGCGCGCCCTTTTGCCGACAAGGAAAATCCGAGGAAGGATTCACGGTGTTGTCTGCATGTCCCcacaagaagagaggaaaaccCGTCGCTCGCCTCTCGATTTCCCAATC GAGTGGGAGAGGCCCAAGGCTCCCAGGAGACCAGATATATTTCCACAATTCAGCCCAATGAAGACTCCATTGCCACATCCACTGCCAGAAGACCCTCCTGAAGAggatgaggaagaggaggaagaacagcagcaagaaggagaagaaaatccaGAAGAGGAGGATGCAGAAAACCCAGATCAGTCTGGAATGCAACATTAG
- the LOC121975704 gene encoding uncharacterized protein LOC121975704, which translates to MGGGVRLWLALCLVVLCLSDLAGAGDVDGLLANGNFEISPRKEKLNKTLIVGKHSLPSWTIHGLVEYVSGGPQPGGMYFAVAHGVHAVRLGNDASISQNVTVTPGSLYALTFSATRTCAQDEVLRVRVPPLSGDLPIQTLYSSTGADTYAWGFRPTTAVVLVIFHNTGVQEDPACGPLLDAVAIKELFPPMPTRDNLVKNGGYEEGPHVFKNSTSGVLLPPKQQDATSPLPGWIIESLKAVRFIDAVHYSVPAGNFAVELVAGRESAIAQVIRTVAGRSYNLSFAVGDAKNGCHGSMMVEAFAGNATAKVLFQSQAKGGFTTANLKFTARENRTRITFYSSYYHTSVSDPGALCGPVLDLIRVIPVKA; encoded by the exons ATGGGTGGTGGTGTTCGGCTCTGGTTGGCTCTGTGTCTTGTTGTTTTGTGCTTGAGCGATCTTGCGGGAGCTGGAGATGTCGATG GGTTGCTTGCCAATGGCAACTTCGAGATCAGTCCGAGGAAGGAGAAGCTCAACAAGACGCTCATCGTCGGGAAGCACTCGCTGCCGAGCTGGACGATTCACGGGCTGGTGGAGTACGTCTCCGGCGGGCCGCAGCCTGGGGGAATGTACTTCGCGGTGGCGCACGGCGTCCACGCCGTCCGCCTCGGCAACGACGCTTCGATTTCGCAGAACGTGACGGTGACGCCCGGCTCTCTGTACGCGCTCACGTTCAGCGCGACGAGGACGTGCGCgcaggacgaggtgctgcgggtCCGCGTGCCACCGCTCTCCGGCGACCTCCCGATCCAGACGCTGTACAGCAGCACCGGAGCCGATACCTACGCGTGGGGGTTCCGGCCCACGACCGCGGTGGTGCTGGTCATCTTCCACAACACCGGCGTGCAGGAAGACCCGGCGTGCGGCCCGCTGCTGGACGCGGTGGCGATCAAGGAGCTGTTCCCTCCCATGCCGACGAGAG ACAATCTCGTCAAGAACGGAGGCTACGAAGAAGGGCCTCACGTCTTCAAGAACTCCACCTCCGGCGTCCTCCTCCCTCCCAAGCAGCAAGACGCCACCTCCCCTCTCCCCGGCTGGATCATCGAATCACTGAAGGCCGTCCGCTTCATCGACGCCGTCCACTACTCCGTCCCTGCCGGCAACTTCGCCGTTGAGCTGGTCGCCGGGAGAGAAAGCGCGATCGCGCAGGTGATCAGGACCGTGGCCGGCCGCTCATACAACCTCAGCTTCGCGGTGGGCGACGCCAAGAACGGGTGCCACGGGTCGATGATGGTGGAGGCCTTCGCCGGCAACGCGACGGCGAAGGTGCTGTTCCAGTCACAGGCGAAGGGCGGGTTTACGACGGCGAACTTAAAGTTCACGGCGAGGGAGAACCGGACAAGGATAACATTCTACAGCTCGTATTACCACACGAGTGTCAGCGATCCGGGGGCACTCTGCGGGCCGGTTCTGGATCTGATCAGAGTTATTCCGGTGAAAGCTTGA
- the LOC121975703 gene encoding filament-like plant protein 7 isoform X1 — MENKTWLWKRKSAEKNIEKEKNLELEKSVESLNEQVTSARIESTAKDDLLAKQAKVAEEAIAGWEKTEAQALSLKQQLDGVLLQKKTAEERLVARDTELQECMQQLRGVKEEQKLVVNNASLRIAREQEKTRMLEQRLVETDKKLSELVAENGNLKRILEAKVQSLAELNEAKSKLEENFTDVMSRLDASEKLNASLQYEVCILQKELEIRNEERDFNRRSTDAAHRQHLESIKKIAKLEAECQRLRVMVRKRLPGPGALAKMRNEVEVLGYDSSTKDGSSIAKRLHAIENENKVLTESLTKKTNELQASRIMLARTASKLSQVETQLEDLSKGKAGGNEDNLSRAESWASALISELEHFKSGKPTAPSCKSVAVSDLSLMDDFVEMEKLAIITVDKHFDTSLSAIADSNSCVTIKESEANCRDLVPLMEVVSSCNEANEGKQFKYLSLENYPIWLQDILRVIIQKHHIMQKSFCSILEDVQSALGNWDSSIVAKSYSEKVMQTKCTLSDFFDEGITTDSRSDLEKPVCKLVELVEGMIQKCRESKTGQSLSSGNEYLARTFLWEISDLTTVLQNLIAACKDLLTDKIDLQKLIDEVSSTLDVIISHSFSIQDVSDMKATIRKHMVADELGSEHVLKSVSVSNALHILFRMEDMESKLKDENVRLNSEIVSIKSKREDLEDMLKTSGANNEALKAQLQESEASISNLQKEIENFKEAKEQIEEQIANQISINEDLATQLTLARAELNQALQKFTSLEIQLAQRSNCCEELEETCLELQLELERASSEETPKYIMRPEDKQQIPTECDIIAATEKLAACQETILNLGKQLKALASAEDGPLFSNVSTTTPKSNNHRLQLIDHMSKEGHSESCDPSVSDEVHMSPENLSDKHKGDPDERKLMIVAKKQDAGASLLRKILMQRRRKGSTRLELPVGAQ; from the exons ATGGAGAACAAGACGTGGTTGTGGAAGAGGAAGTCTGCAGAGAAGAACATTGAG AAAGAGAAGAACCTGGAGTTGGAGAAATCTGTAGAAAGCTTGAATGAACAAGTAACATCGGCTCGCATCGAGTCGACTGCTAAAGATGACCTTTTGGCAAAGCAAGCAAAAGTAGCCGAGGAAGCAATTGCAg GATGggagaaaacagaagctcaagcaCTTTCTTTAAAGCAACAATTGGATGGTGTTTTGCTTCAGAAGAAAACTGCAGAAGAAAGATTAGTTGCAAGGGATACAGAATTGCAAGAATGCATGCAACAGCTGCGTGGTGTTAAGGAAGAGCAGAAGCTCGTAGTTAACAACGCTTCCTTGAGAATAGCGAGAGAGCAGGAGAAGACTCGCATGCTGGAACAAAGGCTGGTCGAGACAGACAAGAAGCTCTCTGAATTGGTCGCTGAAAATGGAAACCTGAAAAGGATTCTCGAGGCCAAAGTACAGTCGCTCGCAGAATTGAATGAAGCTAAATCAAAGCTAGAAGAAAACTTCACCGACGTGATGTCCAGACTCGATGCTTCAGAGAAACTCAATGCGTCTCTTCAGTACGAGGTCTGTATTCTTCAGAAGGAGCTTGAGATTCGAAATGAGGAACGGGACTTCAATCGGCGATCAACTGATGCTGCTCACAGGCAGCACCTAGAGAGCATCAAGAAGATTGCAAAGCTTGAAGCTGAGTGCCAGCGGTTGCGGGTGATGGTTCGCAAGCGTTTGCCAGGCCCAGGAGCATTAGCTAAAATGAGAAACGAAGTCGAGGTGTTGGGTTATGATTCATCGACCAAGGATGGATCTTCCATTGCTAAGAGACTCCATGCAATCGAAAACGAAAACAAGGTTCTCACAGAATCACTGACCAAGAAAACCAATGAACTTCAAGCATCACGCATCATGTTGGCACGTACCGCATCCAAGCTCTCTCAAGTGGAGACCCAACTTGAGGATTTATCTAAAGGAAAAGCAGGCGGAAACGAAGATAATCTTAGTCGCGCAGAGTCATGGGCTTCTGCTCTGATCTCTGAGCTTGAGCACTTCAAGAGTGGGAAACCAACTGCGCCATCATGCAAAAGTGTTGCGGTATCAGATTTAAGCTTGATGGATGATTTTGTTGAGATGGAGAAATTGGCAATCATTACTGTGGATAAACATTTTGATACTTCACTCAGTGCCATTGCTGATAGCAATTCATGTGTCACCATTAAAGAATCAGAAGCAAATTGCCGGGATCTTGTTCCACTCATGGAAGTAGTATCGAGTTGCAATGAGGCAAATGAGGGGAAACAGTTCAAGTACTTGTCACTCGAGAACTATCCTATTTGGCTTCAGGACATTCTGAGGGTTATCATACAAAAGCATCATATCATGCAAAAAAGCTTCTGCTCCATACTTGAAGATGTTCAAAGTGCTCTCGGCAATTGGGATTCCTCCATTGTCGCGAAATCCTACAGCGAGAAAGTTATGCAAACCAAATGCACTTTGTCAGATTTCTTCGATGAAGGCATCACCACAGACTCACGGTCTGACTTGGAGAAACCAGTTTGCAAGCTTGTTGAACTAGTTGAAGGGATGATTCAGAAATGTAGGGAGAGCAAAACTGGTCAAAGCTTATCATCAGGAAATGAATATTTAGCTCGAACATTTCTGTGGGAAATCTCTGATCTCACTACTGTTTTGCAGAATTTGATAGCAGCATGCAAGGATCTGTTGACTGATAAGATTGATCTTCAAAAGTTGATAGATGAGGTTTCCTCAACACTGGACGTGATCATAAGTCATTCTTTTTCAATTCAAGATGTTTCAGACATGAAAGCGACTATTAGGAAACATATGGTTGCAGATGAACTAGGCAGTGAACATGTGCTTAAATCTGTATCGGTATCAAATGCTCTACACATCTTGTTCAGAATGGAAGATATGGAATCCAAGCTGAAGGATGAAAATGTTCGACTAAACTCCGAGATTGTTAGCATCAAGTCTAAAAGGGAAGATTTAGAGGACATGCTAAAAACATCCGGCGCCAATAATGAAGCATTGAAAGCTCAACTCCAGGAATCAGAAGCAAGCATTTCCAATCTACAGaaagaaattgaaaattttaaggaAGCCAAGGAGCAGATTGAAGAACAGATTGCAAATCAAATATCGATTAATGAAGACCTTGCGACTCAGTTAACACTTGCAAGGGCTGAATTGAATCAAGCTCTTCAAAAGTTTACATCCCTTGAAATCCAACTTGCACAGAGAAGCAACTGCTGTGAAGAACTGGAGGAAACTTGTCTTGAACTACAGCTAGAGTTAGAAAG AGCTTCATCTGAAGAAACTCCGAAGTATATCATGCGCCCCGAAGATAAGCAGCAAATTCCGACG GAATGTGATATAATTGCAGCTACAGAAAAACTTGCTGCTTGCCAGGAAACCATCCTAAATCTTGGGAAGCAGTTGAAAGCACTGGCATCAGCAGAAGATGGCCCTTTGTTCAGCAATGTATCAACTACTACTCCCAAGTCCAACAATCATCGCCTGCAGTTAATCGACCATATGAGCAAAGAGGGTCATTCAGAGTCCTGCGATCCATCAGTGAGCGATGAAGTTCATATGTCACCAGAGAATCTTTCTGACAAACACAAAGGGGATCCTGATGAAAGAAAGCTTATGATAGTGGCCAAGAAACAAGACGCAGGAGCAAGTTTGCTGAGAAAGATTCTGATGCAAAGGAGACGAAAGGGCAGCACAAGGCTTGAACTTCCAGTGGGTGCTCAATAG
- the LOC121975703 gene encoding filament-like plant protein 7 isoform X2: MQQLRGVKEEQKLVVNNASLRIAREQEKTRMLEQRLVETDKKLSELVAENGNLKRILEAKVQSLAELNEAKSKLEENFTDVMSRLDASEKLNASLQYEVCILQKELEIRNEERDFNRRSTDAAHRQHLESIKKIAKLEAECQRLRVMVRKRLPGPGALAKMRNEVEVLGYDSSTKDGSSIAKRLHAIENENKVLTESLTKKTNELQASRIMLARTASKLSQVETQLEDLSKGKAGGNEDNLSRAESWASALISELEHFKSGKPTAPSCKSVAVSDLSLMDDFVEMEKLAIITVDKHFDTSLSAIADSNSCVTIKESEANCRDLVPLMEVVSSCNEANEGKQFKYLSLENYPIWLQDILRVIIQKHHIMQKSFCSILEDVQSALGNWDSSIVAKSYSEKVMQTKCTLSDFFDEGITTDSRSDLEKPVCKLVELVEGMIQKCRESKTGQSLSSGNEYLARTFLWEISDLTTVLQNLIAACKDLLTDKIDLQKLIDEVSSTLDVIISHSFSIQDVSDMKATIRKHMVADELGSEHVLKSVSVSNALHILFRMEDMESKLKDENVRLNSEIVSIKSKREDLEDMLKTSGANNEALKAQLQESEASISNLQKEIENFKEAKEQIEEQIANQISINEDLATQLTLARAELNQALQKFTSLEIQLAQRSNCCEELEETCLELQLELERASSEETPKYIMRPEDKQQIPTECDIIAATEKLAACQETILNLGKQLKALASAEDGPLFSNVSTTTPKSNNHRLQLIDHMSKEGHSESCDPSVSDEVHMSPENLSDKHKGDPDERKLMIVAKKQDAGASLLRKILMQRRRKGSTRLELPVGAQ; this comes from the exons ATGCAACAGCTGCGTGGTGTTAAGGAAGAGCAGAAGCTCGTAGTTAACAACGCTTCCTTGAGAATAGCGAGAGAGCAGGAGAAGACTCGCATGCTGGAACAAAGGCTGGTCGAGACAGACAAGAAGCTCTCTGAATTGGTCGCTGAAAATGGAAACCTGAAAAGGATTCTCGAGGCCAAAGTACAGTCGCTCGCAGAATTGAATGAAGCTAAATCAAAGCTAGAAGAAAACTTCACCGACGTGATGTCCAGACTCGATGCTTCAGAGAAACTCAATGCGTCTCTTCAGTACGAGGTCTGTATTCTTCAGAAGGAGCTTGAGATTCGAAATGAGGAACGGGACTTCAATCGGCGATCAACTGATGCTGCTCACAGGCAGCACCTAGAGAGCATCAAGAAGATTGCAAAGCTTGAAGCTGAGTGCCAGCGGTTGCGGGTGATGGTTCGCAAGCGTTTGCCAGGCCCAGGAGCATTAGCTAAAATGAGAAACGAAGTCGAGGTGTTGGGTTATGATTCATCGACCAAGGATGGATCTTCCATTGCTAAGAGACTCCATGCAATCGAAAACGAAAACAAGGTTCTCACAGAATCACTGACCAAGAAAACCAATGAACTTCAAGCATCACGCATCATGTTGGCACGTACCGCATCCAAGCTCTCTCAAGTGGAGACCCAACTTGAGGATTTATCTAAAGGAAAAGCAGGCGGAAACGAAGATAATCTTAGTCGCGCAGAGTCATGGGCTTCTGCTCTGATCTCTGAGCTTGAGCACTTCAAGAGTGGGAAACCAACTGCGCCATCATGCAAAAGTGTTGCGGTATCAGATTTAAGCTTGATGGATGATTTTGTTGAGATGGAGAAATTGGCAATCATTACTGTGGATAAACATTTTGATACTTCACTCAGTGCCATTGCTGATAGCAATTCATGTGTCACCATTAAAGAATCAGAAGCAAATTGCCGGGATCTTGTTCCACTCATGGAAGTAGTATCGAGTTGCAATGAGGCAAATGAGGGGAAACAGTTCAAGTACTTGTCACTCGAGAACTATCCTATTTGGCTTCAGGACATTCTGAGGGTTATCATACAAAAGCATCATATCATGCAAAAAAGCTTCTGCTCCATACTTGAAGATGTTCAAAGTGCTCTCGGCAATTGGGATTCCTCCATTGTCGCGAAATCCTACAGCGAGAAAGTTATGCAAACCAAATGCACTTTGTCAGATTTCTTCGATGAAGGCATCACCACAGACTCACGGTCTGACTTGGAGAAACCAGTTTGCAAGCTTGTTGAACTAGTTGAAGGGATGATTCAGAAATGTAGGGAGAGCAAAACTGGTCAAAGCTTATCATCAGGAAATGAATATTTAGCTCGAACATTTCTGTGGGAAATCTCTGATCTCACTACTGTTTTGCAGAATTTGATAGCAGCATGCAAGGATCTGTTGACTGATAAGATTGATCTTCAAAAGTTGATAGATGAGGTTTCCTCAACACTGGACGTGATCATAAGTCATTCTTTTTCAATTCAAGATGTTTCAGACATGAAAGCGACTATTAGGAAACATATGGTTGCAGATGAACTAGGCAGTGAACATGTGCTTAAATCTGTATCGGTATCAAATGCTCTACACATCTTGTTCAGAATGGAAGATATGGAATCCAAGCTGAAGGATGAAAATGTTCGACTAAACTCCGAGATTGTTAGCATCAAGTCTAAAAGGGAAGATTTAGAGGACATGCTAAAAACATCCGGCGCCAATAATGAAGCATTGAAAGCTCAACTCCAGGAATCAGAAGCAAGCATTTCCAATCTACAGaaagaaattgaaaattttaaggaAGCCAAGGAGCAGATTGAAGAACAGATTGCAAATCAAATATCGATTAATGAAGACCTTGCGACTCAGTTAACACTTGCAAGGGCTGAATTGAATCAAGCTCTTCAAAAGTTTACATCCCTTGAAATCCAACTTGCACAGAGAAGCAACTGCTGTGAAGAACTGGAGGAAACTTGTCTTGAACTACAGCTAGAGTTAGAAAG AGCTTCATCTGAAGAAACTCCGAAGTATATCATGCGCCCCGAAGATAAGCAGCAAATTCCGACG GAATGTGATATAATTGCAGCTACAGAAAAACTTGCTGCTTGCCAGGAAACCATCCTAAATCTTGGGAAGCAGTTGAAAGCACTGGCATCAGCAGAAGATGGCCCTTTGTTCAGCAATGTATCAACTACTACTCCCAAGTCCAACAATCATCGCCTGCAGTTAATCGACCATATGAGCAAAGAGGGTCATTCAGAGTCCTGCGATCCATCAGTGAGCGATGAAGTTCATATGTCACCAGAGAATCTTTCTGACAAACACAAAGGGGATCCTGATGAAAGAAAGCTTATGATAGTGGCCAAGAAACAAGACGCAGGAGCAAGTTTGCTGAGAAAGATTCTGATGCAAAGGAGACGAAAGGGCAGCACAAGGCTTGAACTTCCAGTGGGTGCTCAATAG